A region from the Hippopotamus amphibius kiboko isolate mHipAmp2 chromosome 15, mHipAmp2.hap2, whole genome shotgun sequence genome encodes:
- the LOC130837039 gene encoding olfactory receptor 2T29-like, which yields MDHSIWVGNHTGQLDFILVGIFSQSKHPALLCMVISVIFLMALSGNSIMIFLIHSDAHLHTPMYFFISQLSLMDMMYISVTVPKMLMDQILGVNKISAPECGMQMFLYLTLGGSEYFLLAAMAYDRYVAICHPLHYSALMNHKVWLLLVSGCWFLGLVDGFMLTPITMTFPFCRSREIHHFFCEVPAVMKLSCSDTSLYEALMYLCCVLMLLIPVTVISSSYTFIILTIHRMNSEEGRKKAFTTCSSHMTVVTLFYGAAVYTYMLPSSYHTPEKDMVVSVFYTILTPVLNPLIYSLRNKDVTGALKKMLKVGSVFQRTVK from the coding sequence ATGGACCACTCCATCTGGGTGGGCAACCACACTGGACAGTTGGATTTCATCCTTGTGGGCATCTTCAGTCAATCCAAGCACCCAGCTCTCCTTTGTATggttatttctgtcattttcctgATGGCCTTGTCTGGAAATAGCATCATGATCTTTCTTATACATTCTGATGCCCACCtacacacccccatgtactttttcatCAGCCAGCTGTCTCTCATGGACATGATGTACATTTCTGTTACTGTGCCCAAGATGCTTATGGACCAGATTCTGGGTGTGAATAAGATTTCAGCCCCTGAATGTGGAATGCAGATGTTTCTCTATCTGACACTAGGAGGTTCAGAATATTTCCTTTTGGCTGCCATGGCTTATGACCGGTATGTGGCCATCTGTCATCCACTCCATTATTCTGCTCTCATGAACCATAAGGTGTGGCTCCTCTTGGTGTCTGGCTGCTGGTTCCTGGGATTGGTGGATGGCTTTATGCTCACACCCATCACCATGACCTTCCCCTTCTGCAGATCCCGGGAGATCCATCATTTCTTCTGTGAGGTCCCTGCTGTAATGAAGCTTTCCTGCTCAGACACATCCCTCTATGAGGCACTCATGTACCTGTGCTGTGTCCTCATGCTCCTCATCCCTGTGACAGTCATTTCAAGCTCTTATACTTTCATCATCCTCACCATCCATAGGATGAATTCAGAAGAGGGCAGAAAGAAGGCCTTCACCACTTGTTCTTCCCACATGACTGTGGTCACCCTCTTTTATGGGGCTGCCGTCTACACCTACATGCTCCCCAGTTCCTACCACACCCCTGAGAAGGACATGGTTGTGTCTGTCTTTTACACCATACTCACTCCTGTGCTAAACCCTTTAATCTATAGTCTTAGGAATAAAGATGTCACAGGAGCtctaaagaaaatgttga